The Ignatzschineria rhizosphaerae genome contains a region encoding:
- a CDS encoding LysE family translocator: MDFGVLLTFWTVSFLFVMTPGADWAYAISAGIRGKVVLPAVSGMLMGHFLATIIVALGIGAILAKNPMIMLSITMFGAAYLLWLGIGLVRSPSRPSSAAMTDISSSKSWAIKGFFVSGLNPKVLLLFLALLPQFTDPNSSWDLSIQLILLGLIHIFSSFIVYSLVGYGSQTVLQTRPLAAEIISRVSGILMVVIAGILIFGQIRDYF, translated from the coding sequence ATGGATTTCGGCGTTTTATTAACATTTTGGACAGTATCATTTCTCTTTGTCATGACCCCCGGTGCAGATTGGGCATATGCGATCTCCGCGGGGATTCGTGGCAAAGTGGTACTCCCTGCCGTTTCAGGCATGCTAATGGGCCATTTTCTTGCAACCATTATTGTTGCTCTTGGAATCGGTGCGATTCTTGCGAAAAACCCGATGATTATGCTCTCGATTACTATGTTTGGTGCGGCTTACCTTCTTTGGCTAGGAATTGGATTAGTTCGCTCACCTTCTCGCCCCAGTAGTGCAGCAATGACTGATATCAGCTCTTCTAAAAGCTGGGCCATCAAAGGATTTTTTGTCAGCGGCTTAAACCCTAAAGTCTTATTGCTCTTCTTAGCGCTTTTACCTCAATTTACCGATCCTAACTCTTCTTGGGATCTCTCGATTCAACTCATTCTCTTAGGGTTAATCCATATTTTTAGTAGCTTTATCGTCTACTCACTCGTAGGATATGGCTCACAAACCGTATTACAAACAAGGCCTTTAGCCGCTGAAATAATTAGCCGTGTTTCCGGCATTTTAATGGTTGTGATCGCCGGAATTCTGATTTTTGGACAGATTAGAGATTATTTTTGA
- the scpB gene encoding SMC-Scp complex subunit ScpB: protein MNTPEHELKVLLEAILMASEMPLSLREILTILEGESYAESDIIRALFELETQYREAAGGIELVEVASGWRFQVPERFSAWVGKLFEARQQRYSAAFFETLALIAYQQPVTRGDIEAVRGVAVSSNIIKTLEDREWIKVVGRKEVPGRPMLYATTEQFLDDLNLKSLKELPPLPELEALFSEVTESDESALVI, encoded by the coding sequence ATGAATACGCCTGAACATGAATTAAAAGTTTTATTAGAAGCGATCTTAATGGCCTCTGAAATGCCATTATCTTTGCGTGAGATCTTAACTATTTTAGAAGGGGAATCTTACGCTGAGAGCGATATTATTCGGGCGCTTTTTGAGTTAGAAACTCAGTATCGAGAAGCCGCTGGTGGTATTGAATTAGTAGAAGTGGCTTCTGGTTGGCGTTTTCAAGTGCCGGAGCGTTTCTCTGCTTGGGTCGGCAAACTCTTTGAAGCAAGACAACAACGTTATAGTGCAGCTTTTTTTGAAACATTAGCATTAATTGCTTATCAGCAGCCGGTGACAAGAGGCGATATTGAAGCTGTTCGCGGCGTTGCGGTGAGTAGTAATATTATTAAGACGCTAGAAGATCGTGAATGGATTAAGGTTGTTGGGCGTAAAGAAGTGCCGGGTAGACCGATGCTCTATGCGACAACAGAGCAATTTTTAGATGATTTAAATTTAAAATCTTTAAAAGAATTACCACCTTTACCAGAGCTTGAAGCACTATTTAGTGAAGTGACGGAGAGTGACGAATCTGCTTTGGTGATTTAA
- a CDS encoding lipoprotein-releasing ABC transporter permease subunit encodes MFRPLPLFIGLRYTAAKRKNNFISFISFVSIGGIALGVMTMIVVLSVMNGFQKEVAERSIAMAFHNQILSEEKGYIEDWQTLMTVSDQQENVIGSAPFIEGQGLINSSGTMLPVKVYGIDPVYEPKVSPIAESITIWNEEKGQYEAGTFEVLNEAPFSVMISRDMANRLGLNVGDYISVITSDINVTVAGVAPRMKRLKIAGLFRAGVYEYDISNVFMNIKDAGILYRVPKDAVTGVRLKLEDPMKARETAYYLQVKPEIVDNYGVYTWVNQFAALFKMIEIEKISMFLIMSLIVAVAVFNVVSMLVMVVTEKQSEIAILRTLGMPPRKIMAIFMVQGTFIGFFGAAIGIILGLLIAFNVADIVKWIEGLVGKTLFEPSIYPISEIPSIVLFSDVATISGIAFILASLATLYPAWKASRTQPAEALRYE; translated from the coding sequence ATGTTTAGACCTTTACCGCTATTTATCGGCTTACGTTATACCGCTGCTAAACGGAAGAATAACTTTATCTCTTTTATCTCATTTGTCTCAATTGGGGGAATTGCACTGGGTGTGATGACCATGATTGTTGTGCTCTCTGTGATGAATGGTTTTCAAAAAGAGGTGGCAGAGCGAAGTATTGCCATGGCTTTTCATAATCAGATTTTAAGTGAAGAGAAAGGATATATTGAAGATTGGCAGACATTAATGACTGTTTCCGATCAACAAGAAAATGTTATTGGTAGTGCGCCTTTTATTGAAGGGCAAGGGCTCATTAATTCATCCGGAACGATGTTGCCGGTGAAGGTCTATGGGATTGATCCTGTTTATGAACCTAAAGTCTCTCCTATTGCAGAAAGTATTACGATTTGGAATGAAGAGAAGGGGCAATATGAAGCCGGCACTTTTGAGGTGCTCAATGAAGCGCCTTTTAGTGTGATGATTAGCCGTGATATGGCAAATCGCTTGGGACTTAATGTGGGCGATTATATCTCTGTGATTACATCCGATATTAATGTGACGGTTGCCGGCGTTGCGCCGCGCATGAAGCGCTTAAAAATTGCAGGGCTCTTTAGAGCCGGCGTTTATGAGTATGATATTAGTAATGTCTTTATGAATATTAAGGATGCCGGTATTCTCTACCGCGTCCCTAAAGATGCCGTCACGGGGGTTCGTTTAAAATTAGAGGATCCGATGAAAGCGCGTGAAACTGCTTATTATTTGCAGGTAAAACCGGAGATAGTGGATAATTATGGCGTTTATACTTGGGTGAATCAGTTTGCCGCACTCTTTAAAATGATTGAGATTGAAAAGATCTCCATGTTCTTAATTATGAGCTTAATCGTCGCAGTTGCCGTATTTAATGTGGTTTCAATGTTAGTGATGGTTGTCACAGAAAAACAATCGGAGATCGCAATTTTAAGGACTTTGGGAATGCCGCCTCGTAAAATTATGGCAATCTTTATGGTGCAAGGAACATTTATTGGCTTTTTTGGCGCAGCAATTGGGATTATCTTAGGCTTATTGATCGCCTTTAATGTGGCAGATATTGTGAAATGGATTGAAGGATTAGTGGGGAAAACACTCTTTGAGCCAAGCATTTATCCTATTTCCGAAATTCCATCGATAGTGCTTTTTTCAGATGTGGCTACGATCTCTGGTATTGCCTTTATTTTAGCGAGCTTAGCAACGCTTTATCCTGCATGGAAAGCATCTAGAACCCAACCTGCGGAGGCGCTGCGTTATGAGTAA
- the lolD gene encoding lipoprotein-releasing ABC transporter ATP-binding protein LolD, with product MSNIVLDVQNISKSFIDQKHEITIFKDLSFQIKKGDRIAIVGASGAGKSTLMHVISGLDKPTSGDIYLNGHHFNKESEAKRGYLRNEYLGFIYQFHHLLPEFSALDNVALPLVIGGGDIREARAEAELLLGRVGLSHRLTHHPGKLSGGERQRVAIARALVTKPSAVLADEPTGNLDEENAHAIFDLMCEINDEVGTSLIVVTHDNSLARKMDQCWRLQDLKLTHLERSDI from the coding sequence ATGAGTAATATTGTCTTAGATGTCCAAAACATCTCTAAATCTTTTATTGATCAAAAACATGAGATTACGATCTTTAAAGATTTAAGCTTCCAAATAAAAAAAGGGGATCGTATTGCGATTGTAGGGGCATCAGGTGCCGGCAAGAGTACTTTAATGCATGTGATTTCAGGGTTAGATAAGCCAACAAGTGGCGATATCTACTTAAACGGGCATCATTTTAATAAAGAGTCTGAGGCAAAAAGGGGTTATCTTCGTAATGAGTACTTGGGCTTTATCTATCAGTTTCATCATCTATTGCCGGAGTTTTCCGCGCTTGATAATGTGGCGCTCCCTTTAGTTATTGGCGGCGGAGATATTCGAGAAGCGCGTGCTGAGGCGGAGCTATTATTAGGTCGGGTCGGTTTATCACATCGTTTAACGCATCATCCTGGGAAGCTTTCAGGCGGGGAGCGCCAGCGAGTTGCGATTGCAAGAGCCCTTGTCACAAAGCCATCGGCAGTATTAGCTGATGAGCCAACAGGAAACTTAGATGAAGAGAATGCACACGCAATTTTTGATTTAATGTGTGAGATTAATGATGAAGTAGGAACCTCATTAATTGTTGTAACGCACGATAACTCCCTTGCTCGCAAGATGGATCAATGCTGGCGTTTACAAGATTTAAAATTAACGCATCTTGAGCGCTCTGACATTTAG
- a CDS encoding Lrp/AsnC family transcriptional regulator: MDIIDKKILSSLQKAGRMSITDLANEVGLSLSPCHRRVKQLEDSGAIKGYTAQLDPCKIGLQFSAIVFIQLKTGDNDSIEKLENALIDIPEIVQAQRLFGDPDYMLHVVAKSLEDFQKLYDGKLSKIPSILRLTSTIVMKNIIAERNFPIW; this comes from the coding sequence ATGGACATCATTGATAAAAAAATTCTTTCATCCCTTCAAAAAGCGGGAAGAATGTCGATTACCGATCTGGCAAATGAGGTTGGTTTAAGTCTCTCTCCTTGTCATAGACGCGTCAAGCAACTAGAGGATTCAGGTGCCATAAAGGGATATACGGCGCAGCTTGATCCTTGTAAAATTGGTCTACAATTTTCCGCTATTGTTTTTATTCAATTAAAGACAGGGGATAATGATTCCATTGAAAAGTTAGAAAATGCCCTTATTGATATTCCTGAAATCGTCCAAGCACAAAGATTGTTTGGGGATCCTGATTATATGCTTCATGTTGTTGCTAAGAGTCTTGAAGATTTTCAAAAATTATATGATGGTAAGCTCTCAAAGATCCCCAGTATTTTACGTTTAACCTCGACGATTGTGATGAAGAATATTATTGCTGAGCGAAATTTCCCGATCTGGTAG